From the genome of Fusarium oxysporum f. sp. lycopersici 4287 chromosome 3, whole genome shotgun sequence, one region includes:
- a CDS encoding serine/threonine protein kinase (At least one base has a quality score < 10) has protein sequence MSEIYDLSQRCRSRFADILHVPDARSLPVIEVLRDEFEKWASYLGVFAHESVCLDTRLMYSDSLRNLVLQLLQISMRNLERIVEIEDQKTYDLSDTSQPSVVAEMESEDTASISSPLIESLKALEEAVHGLHRLGLAIRHSSSTNLTQRITSFIEKVDNGSTEGLVFSRLKEKLIDIPKRKGKPGASITLCKQLAVSIAFRYFRIQYRHSHQLKLKTPRQHEPTSEATDEPVSKSIDVSAQKSNLGSRKPLQIRVNQLISDISVTEPTIPDSSKALERYESSSPRSKGATSIVSVQLRDAIYPDIPQATVTCCPYCAQKLPASAKEKRAWERHVDDDIEPYTCISEECVDPPQLFSRYDAWARHMEDKHSSRWTEEVHKLISWCCDIDHEEQYFDDEGDFDEHVKADHQDCGTKDEISELKEWCELRRARPPYTCPICGCVPEDIATVVPWLIQRSSSIHNSEPHQISSDSEVELRRRLFRHIASHLKGLVLMSIISLDRPNSSRFFAFTKESLYEDLLDSIRSQLKDGLEKKNTTEKFATRGMVKHVLSPSNLEAVYEALKAANAKMPTDTDQVNARKFAEKVKERKLQHFLAVLIYAKCSIDATKEFLDKLVFGNEAEFQEDQETPNLLPASKEFLERLFSRPSDRRDFFDEQRTFCTLVLGSLDVVTIRSDDQISLPWLEQEQIGTGAFGVVYKVTIPKGHLTTDGNFSQPTSRLMTVARKDFICADTAKASFKKEVKAIRDIFSGQATHDNILKSFGTIVIEGKPSTFSLLMPLADLDLQEYMKRNPEIPPGDTSTRESIIRSARELADALDFLHRKMTTSEGDPIVCYHMDLKPSNILIFHDTRRRSEASNRDMIWKLSDFGLSRVKTRTRSQADLSNLFRTRFKDQSSQASATQNFRGTDMFLPVEAELEGRTMNGNSDIWSFGCILSLIFTYMGEGYKGFGGYSESRLLYSNKNVDYFYQYNKSNIGFEINRGVVEQHEKLIKLAAERSPLEGGAVRYMLKSLESEVLLIDQGSRCGADRIVELLQTTLKKYSTVESEFSITENDSMPHSLVQKAQEKVLGLFRRKSKQSLAQTNIRRWRLEVDKKLKYKDCVCSPDGSRVAYWTGKTITLFDDRSGLANAIPYRRVDSMGSRMSSTDSERESTLTVAGQYSLADWSRSWRSVRLTNRYLIAATTDELFNCYIFDVEFDRKLNMYSRVTLSHPEIHMLAVSPDRNSLACILQDKRGRPSLFTGRIVFDPAPQPAPAASIYSDTAKSEHKDAGVCIVDQKATLLELPPGEITCLTLETRNQGYIIVRNGSTLSVNVFIIEPLDMKQQDLMQWSMNNNVERLFTDMACLQSDNQSRRSELIIASQAERLFHLRYEGFESSPTVVIHPPIQNYRILKIATVEHSRKILALGSQSGSDHLLLLNIETRSPDVRPKITKLADIGVSAGYQAKLSVYCEGNETIARIMVDILEGPYLVLQIDVSNSLGT, from the exons ATGTCAGAGATCTATGATCTATCCCAGCGATGCAGGTCTAGATTTGCGGACATTTTGCATGTCCCAGATGCGAGAAGCCTTCCAGTTATTGAGGTTCTACGGGATGAGTTTGAAAAATGGGCGTCGTACCTTGGCGTCTTTGCTCACGAGAGTGTGTGCCTGGACACTCGATTGATGTACAGCGACTCTCTTCGAAATCTGGTTTTACAACTGCTTCAAATATCAATGCGTAACCTAGAACGCA TTGTTGAAATCGAGGATCAAAAGACATACGACTTGAGCGACACTTCACAGCCATCAGTCGTTGCCGAAATGGAATCGGAAGATACTGCAAGTATTTCTTCTCCACTGATTGAGTCCTTAAAGGCTCTTGAAGAGGCTGTCCATGGCCTTCATCGTTTGGGTTTGGCAATACGCCATTCATCATCGACGAATTTGACGCAGAGGATTACTTCGTTCATTGAAAAGGTTGACAACGGGTCAACAGAGGGCTTGGTTTTCTCCCGGCTGAAAGAGAAGCTCATCGATATACCCAAGCGGAAGGGAAAGCCTGGGGCTTCTATCACGCTCTGTAAGCAATTGGCCGTGTCCATTGCTTTCCGATATTTTCGTATTCAATACCGTCACAGTCATCAACTGAAGTTAAAGACTCCGAGACAACATGAGCCAACGTCCGAAGCAACTGACGAGCCTGTTAGCAAATCTATAGATGTGTCTGCACAGAAATCTAACCTAGGTTCACGAAAACCACTTCAAATACGAGTCAATCAGCTTATATCTGACATATCAGTCACCGAGCCCACAATTCCAGACTCAAGTAAAGCATTGGAAAGATACGAATCTTCCTCGCCTAGATCTAAGGGAGCTACGTCTATTGTTTCTGTTCAGCTGCGAGATGCCATATACCCTGATATTCCTCAAGCAACAGTTACCTGTTGCCCATATTGTGCACAGAAGTTACCAGCTTCTGCCAAGGAGAAAAGAGCTTGGGA GAgacatgttgatgatgacatcGAGCCGTATACTTGTATATCAGAAGAGTGTGTCGATCCACCTCAGCTGTTTTCTCGATACGACGCGTGGGCTAGGCATATGGAGGACAAGCATTCTTCTAGATGGACGGAAGAGGTCCACAAGCTTATCAGCTGGTGCTGCGATATTGATCACGAGGAGCAGTAttttgacgatgaaggcGACTTCGATGAGCATGTCAAAGCCGATCATCAAGATTGTGGAACAAAAGACGAAATTTCAGAACTCAAAGAGTGGTGCGAGCTCCGGCGAGCTCGGCCTCCATACACATGCCCGATATGTGGTTGTGTACCTGAAGACATTGCAACAGTTGTCCCATGGCTAATTCAGCGCTCCTCGTCGATACATAACTCAGAACCACATCAAATTAGCAGCGACTCCGAAGTCGAGTTACGACGTCGCCTATTCCGCCATATCGCTTCCCACCTTAAAGGCCTCGTCTTGATGTCAATTATCTCTCTTGACCGGCCGAACTCTTCGCGCTTTTTTGCTTTCACGAAGGAGTCGCTATATGAGGACTTACTCGATAGCATAAGATCACAACTCAAAGATGGCCttgaaaagaaaaatacGACAGAAAAGTTCGCCACGCGAGGAATGGTCAAGCATGTCCTTTCGCCGTCAAATCTGGAGGCTGTTTATGAAGCCTTGAAAGCCGCGAATGCAAAAATGCCAACGGACACTGACCAAGTCAACGCACGTAAATTTGCGGAAAAGGTCAAGGAAAGGAAACTTCAACATTTCTTGGCAGTTTTAATATACGCCAAGTGCTCAATCGACGCCACAAAGGAATTTCTGGATAAGCTAGTGTTTGGAAATGAGGCGGAGTttcaagaagaccaagagaCACCAAACCTCTTACCAGCCAGCAAGGAATTTCTTGAACGTCTCTTCTCACGGCCGTCTGATAGACGAGACTTTTTTGATGAGCAGCGCACCTTCTGCACCCTGGTGCTTGGGAGTCTAGATGTTGTGACGATTCGCAGCGATGACCAAATATCACTGCCATGGCTGGAGCAAGAGCAGATCGGGACCGGAGCTTTTGGCGTTGTATATAAAGTCACGATCCCGAAGGGCCACTTAACCACGGATGGGAATTTCAGTCAGCCTACTTCGAGACTCATGACCGTCGCTCGCAAAGACTTTATCTGCGCCGACACCGCAAAGGCaagcttcaagaaggaggtcaAAGCAATCAGAGATATCTTCAGCGGCCAGGCGACGCATGACAACATCCTCAAGAGTTTTGGCACTATTGTCATAGAAGGAAAGCCATCGACCTTTAGTCTTCTCATGCCATTGGCAGATCTGGACTTGCAGGAATATATGAAGAGAAATCCGGAAATACCTCCTGGCGACACGAGTACACGAGAGAGCATCATTCGCTCTGCTAGAGAGCTTGCGGACGCCCTTGATTTTCTTCACAGGAAGATGACTACATCAGAGGGTGATCCGATTGTTTGCTACCATATGGACCTCAAGCCGAGCAATATTCTTATCTTTCACGATACTCGCAGAAGATCAGAAGCTTCCAATCGTGACATGATATGGAAGCTTAGCGACTTTGGTCTCTCGAGAGTGaagacaagaacaaggtcaCAAGCAGATCTAAGTAATCTTTTCAGGACACGCTTCAAAGACCAATCCAGCCAAGCCTCAGCGACTCAAAACTTCCGAGGTACAGACATGTTCCTACCAGTCGAAGCAGAACTAGAAGGCAGGACAATGAATGGGAATAGTGatatttggtcatttggTTGTATTCTCAGCCTCATTTTCACATATATGGGAGAAGGATACAAAGGCTTCGGAGGCTACAGCGAGTCACGACTTTTGTACAGCAACAAAAACGTCGACTATTTTTATCAGTACAACAAATCCAATATCGGGTTCGAGATTAACCGCGGAGTTGTTGAGCAGCACGAAAAGTTGATAAAATTGGCCGCCGAACGGAGTCCTTTGGAAGGAGGTGCTGTGAGATATATGCTCAAGTCCCTAGAGAGTGAAGTGCTCTTGATCGATCAGGGCAGCCGGTGCGGTGCAGATAGAATTGTCGAACTTTTGCAGACGACACTGAAGAAGTACAGCACCGTGGAAAGCGAGTTCAGCATCACCGAAAACGACTCAATGCCTCATTCCCTAGTTCAAAAGGCACAAGAGAAGGTTTTAGG CCTTTTCCGACGCAAGAGCAAGCAGTCACTCGCACAGACAAATATTCGTCGATGGAGACTAGAAGTGGATAAGAAGCTAAAGTACAAAGACTGCGTGTGCTCGCCAGACGGTAGTAGGGTAGCCTACTGGACCGGCAAAACCATCACACTATTCGACGACCGCTCTGGGTTAGCCAATGCAATACCGTACCGCAGGGTCGATAGTATGGGTTCAAGAATGAGTTCAACGGACAGTGAACGAGAGTCAACCCTGACAGTCGCTGGACAGTATTCCCTTGCAGATTGGAGTCGCTCGTGGAGATCAGTGAGGCTAACTAACAGATACTTGATCGCAGCAACGACAGATGAATTGTTCAAT TGTTACATATTCGACGTCGAATTTGACCGTAAGCTGAACATGTACAGCAGAGTAACCCTGTCACATCCAGAAATTCATATGCTGGCAGTTTCTCCTGACAGGAACTCCTTGGCCTGTATCCTTCAGGATAAGAGAGGCCGTCCTTCATTATTCACTGGCAGAATTGTATTCGATCCAGCTCCTCAGCCTGCCCCAGCGGCAAG CATCTACTCGGACACGGCGAAGAGCGAACACAAAGATGCTGGTGTTTGTATCGTTGATCAAAAGGCTACCCTCCTGGAATTGCCTCCAGGCGAGATCACCTGCCTGACCCTTGAAACGAGAAACCAAGGTTATATAATTGTTCGCAATGGTTCAACTCTATCGGTGAATGTATTCATCATCGAGCCTTTAGATATGAAGCAACAAGATTTAATGCAATGG TCCATGAACAATAATGTCGAAAGATTATTCACCGACATGGCGTGCCTGCAGAGTGATAATCAGAGCCGAAGATCCGAACTCATCATAGCCTCACAAGCGGAGCGACTGTTCCATCTCAGATACGAAGGTTTTGAATCGAGTCCAACGGTAGTCATCCATCCGCCCATCCAAAACTATCGTATTCTGAAGATCGCAACTGTCGAGCATTCGAGAAAGATTCTTGCTTTGGGGTCGCAATCTGGGAGcgaccatcttcttcttctaaaCATTGAAACCCGAAGTCCAGATGTTCGGCCGAAGATTACGAAGCTGGCAGATATCGGTGTATCAGCGGGTTATCAAGCAAAGCTGAGTGTTTATTGTGAGGGAAATGAGACTATTGCACGTATCATGGTGGACATACTTGAGGGTCCGTATTTGGTGCTTCAGATAGATGTCAGCAACTCGCTCGGTACATAG